The Myxocyprinus asiaticus isolate MX2 ecotype Aquarium Trade chromosome 36, UBuf_Myxa_2, whole genome shotgun sequence genome segment TTATGTGGTTTTaaatcagatatttttttttatttttttttttatgcatctcAGTCTAAATCACGCATATGTAACATCACAAAAATTGTGCAATACTGACTCTAACTGCCTGAATACACATATTTTCACTCACTCTTTCATCATACAGCAAACTACTGTGACATTCATTAtgtagtgaatgagtgaacaaaattGTATTTGGTCGTTTGTCTGTCGTGAGCAGAGGAAACATTTTTTAGTTTTCTGTCCTCTCTTTCCAGTCTCTTGGCATTAGTACTTAAAGCAACTGACGTAGATACACTGGATATTGACTACATcgtcagaagaaaaaaaacaaggaTCTGATTTGAACACTTACACAATGACAGTGTGAACAGTCAGTCCTTCAGTTCGGATTCAAAAAAACTAATTGGATttatgtgcagtgtgaacaaagcttaAATTTCAGGTAGCACATCAATGGAGTTCTCTTTCCATTCAACACTTCCGGAATTCTCTCTCGTCCTGCATTCCCCTTTTTATGATCCACTCAATATGCTTAGTAGTCTTGGTACAAGAAAATGCAAAATGATGAGGATGCAGCACATCTAATTATCTGCCTATGAGCCTAACATTATCTTCCCCTGCAGTGACGGCGCTGTAATGAACTGGCATCATAATGGGCCACAGAGGAACAATGGGAAAGGCCAGTGGAATACACAAGGGGAAAGCGAGGCAGAGCAACCCACAGCCAGGGAGAGGTCAAGTGTCATGTGACCTTGCCCTATCTGCATCTGCACAAGCACTGATTCAAGACAAAGCAGCTGAGATGGTGAATGTGTGGATAtgagatttatcttgttttttttttttttcttttcctgttcCCTTAAAAGGTGCCAGAGGTAGTTAAACGCCTTCCAATGTACACCCTAAAAAGTAAGAGAAAAGGGTGTTTTTTAGAAAAGACTGTAATGGATCAATTGTATTTAACATGTATAACAAATAGTAACATATATTTCTGTGaattttagtataaatacatcttgaaaataactcttaaatctgaacATATACAGTGGCCCGAAATAGTATTTGGAAACTTAAGCCATCCTTAACAATGTAATCATTAGATAAAGTATCAAATGAAgtggtatttattttaaaagaaagatGTTTTCCCAAtaattcacaaaaataagtttagGTGGttttaaaattagggctgtgaatccagcctggtctcatgaaatttacatgaacattgcaatgtttttttcaaaacttcgttacacatttggctgcagtttcaaagtgaaatgtccaacgGAGGGCGCCAAAACTGagtgaaatgaggttgtaatctgACGAGGCCGATATGCGTTGGTGCTTTTTTAAGGCGTAGCCCCTTTAATAAAGGCTTTTAATATTGAAATTATATTGATGTGGATTTATgtttccacaattttttttcatataataattcagataattaaaatatacattattatggcagacaagtaaagcattgattaggcaaaacaaaaagttgcattaaaatgcaatatacagtattgtttatttttgtataattgtaCAAGCCTTCATTtgtctacagtccacagcaatcaatTTTGCATTTGAATTTGTCAGTCTGTCCGAGGCTTTTCTAAGCATGCGTGTATATAAATGCTAAACCAATgtcctgacactctgtggtcattaaaaatcccaggacacttctcaaaaAGATTAGGGGTGTAACctcggtgtcctggccaaattcccccaattGGCCATTATCAgttatggcctcctaataatccccatccattaactggctctataactcaactctctcctctccaccaatagctggtgtgtggtgagcgtactggcgcactatggctgccgtcgcatcatccaggtggatgctgcacactggtggtgattgaggagagtcccaagttcactgtgtaaagtgctttgagtgtagtgtaagaaaagcgctatataaaggtaacgttcattcattccatgcttcagacggacacttttggagcatctcactttggaaGCATGCcatcataaacagcatttttaggacGATGTGTtgagttaaacgtagtttaaaacttagaaaaacatcttGCGACCCCTGCATTCATAGTTACGCTTCGTCCAACTGGGATTGAACACAAGAACTTTCTACAAACTgtgagttttattcactttcacacaaatcatgactacaatggctgattatcacttcaaatacttatttgtcgctctattactcacactgctatgttatgatatcgaaaaaAATTTCTATAAAGAatgacattttaatgcttgtattatagACTTGCCTACATTTACACAGTTTGTATTACAATGTGATTAGTTTGTGCGGTAGCACACCTGATAAGAgagttggactttggactctgaagtaTGCGGATCGAGCCAAGTCAATtatgcaagctgacacgtgagatgaaagtgttatagaagcacaaaaaattacatgtttgcttcagaaaatttgcttgttttttggacactatcggttaggtttaggtgttggttaagggtaaggtaAGGATgtgctagaagatgtaattgctggtaaacaacaggagacgaaggtaaaaacatCAACAATGGATGTGCACGTCACGAGCACATCGAAGTATACTTTAGGATTTAGTGTCTGGGTACAGTCAAATGCGAGCCTCTCAAAGTATACTCCACAAGACTGTGCGCATACACAAATGGTTGGCGCATACGCACTATGACTGTACGAGAcaccggactatttctcttcaggagtttagacccataaagatgtctttatattccttcagacatGAGTTATACAATTGCAGATGTCCCCACACACGCGCttttgacgtgcacatccattGCTGATGTTTTTATCTTCGTCTTCTGTTGTTTACCAGCGATTTTATTTTCTTCTAGCACATCTTTGTGACAACAATGGCTCAAATATCAGTGCTGTcatcttgtggacccactaataagtgcaaataattccaggtgcacgCGTTCAAAAACACACGGTTAGAATAAAAGGGGCTGtgcgcgttcagtgctcgagcacaatgctgatgatgagatttgcgtCACGCTTCCTGTCTGCAGACGCTCCGCGTTCTTGTCTGGCCGAAGTACACTTTGGGCTTAAATATGGTTTGGATCCCTCCTTCACTTTAAATCCATGGGATTTTAAGTTTGATTGTTTAGAGAAGTAATGTTACACCTCACATCAAACTGGCAGAATGATTTAAGGAATCGTTCATGTATCATTCTGTAGCACAAATGTATGGGACAAGTTACGTGCTGAAGTTTGTAAGGTTAGGGATTTGATCAAATTACTCACCCAAGACCCACAGCAAGGATGTGTGAAAGGACCAGAGAGGGCAGGAAAACTTTGAGGAATTCTGCAGAGAAGATCCCTCCCTTCTTCATCATACTGGTGTTCCTTATGCTGAGGGTGCTGGAGCGCTTCGGGTGCCTCAGCAAAAACTCCCTGCAAAGACATTTACTCTGTCAGATACTTGAGCGTAACACCCAACATCATGATGTATTTGTACATTAAgacgatttatttatttttttggatttttccccttttttctcccaatttggaatgcccaattcccaatgcagtCCTCAGTAGGaggcctctgcatctgagaccatcaacccgtgcattttatcacgtggcttgagtgtATTGCCatggagatatagcgcgtgtggaggctcaactcaccacgcgccccaccaagaatgaaccacattatagtgaccatgaggagtttaccccatgtgactctacccttcctagcaactgggccaatttggttgcttaggagacctggttggagtcactcagcacaccctgggattcaaactagtgagctagcgaactccaggggtggtagccagcatattttaccactgagctaccaggcCCCCCATTAAGACGATTTTAAAAAGTTTCAGATACTTGGGCGGCAGGTTTTCGGGTCTACTTGACCAATCCCAGATCCAGTCTGCGTTTTTCTTCATCAGAATCTCAACTTCTTTCCTCCGCTCTAGATAGTCTTCCTCTGACTAAAACCAAACCACAACAAAACAATAAGAATCAGAACAGATCATTTCTtgtgttgtattattattattttatccttTAGTCTGTAAATAGCCACCATGAAAGGTCTGATAATCCTGGTTACAGCAATTCTTCATGACAAACTCAACAGTTTAGATACTGCACAAGTAAAACAAAGTTAGTTATGTCATAGTAAGGTAAAAGCTGCTAATCATATACACCTGTGAGCTGTTTTTTTCTCCAGAGCTGTGGATCTCTGAGCCCCTGCGCAGATGCAAAGGAGTCTGAGATCTTGGAGGACTggtgaataaaatgaaacaacatTTATTATAGTCGTACCATGtaccaatttaaaggaatagttcacccaaaaatataaattgtcattattttctcatcccCATGTTGTACCagacccatatgctgttatttcgttccatggaacacaaaaggagaatttttgaaaagATTCAGACATCACTTTTCCATATCaatgacacacacaaaaatgacaaagtaTCACAGAATAACAGCATGTAGGCTTGGAACGACATACTGTAATGGTGagaaaattacataattttcattgttgggtgaactattcctttaacatctttCTGCAAGTTGCAGTACCTTGCCAGGATTAACACACCATGGCCGTATTTAATTGATTTCAATTCACATTCTAAACATAAGCAATACattcagtactgtatataaatcatACACAATAGCATATGATTGATTAAAAACTGGTCATCCTGACCTGTCACATGGTAAGCTTCCCCTCGAGCTGCTCCTGCCTGACTCGTGCTGAGCATCCAGCAGCATTTTCTCCAGATCTCCGCCTGGAGCGGTACTACCAGACTGTTCCTCTGCAGCTCCTTTAGGCGTGTTGCTGCCTCCATTATTAAAATGCAGCTCCACCCACGAACCTGCAGGCAAAAGCAAAATAATGTAAGGGAATAAGATACTAACCTTTCTTACTGTAGTTCTTTCAGTACTATGTTGAATGGAGGTTTAACAATTACAGTCTAACTGCTTGTTTTTGGAGAccattggtgttttttttttttttttttttttttgttttttgctaacaCTTTACTGTAAGGTTCTATACTTTAACCTTAGTTAATGCATAAGATATcgagaactaacaatgaacaatcttttttttttttttttttcagcatttagcTATCTTGGTTTTTATTCATTAAATATACTAaggttcattgtttgttcatgttagttgatAATGCATTACCTATTGTTAATGTTAACGTATGCAAATTTTAATGAAAAGAATGTATTAGTCTACAGTATgtagaaattaatattaaccaagactAATACATGCTGTAAAGGTATTATTCATTGTTCAAATGGTCCTCAGTGGTTATAACTCTGGATGTGCAGACAGGTGGagggacggacggacggatagatagataaattCCTAAAACTCTTTCAATtaggaatatatactgtatatacaccaatcagccacaacattaaaactacctgcctaatattgtgtaggtgcccctcgtgccgccaaaacagcaccattcttctcaccacaattgtacagagcggttatctgagttaccgtaggctttgtcagttcgaaccagtctgtccattctctgttgacctctctcatcaacaaggcatttccgtccacagaactgccactcactggatgtttttagtttttggcaccattcggaggaaattctagagactgttgtgtgtgaaattcccaggagataaacagttacagaaatactcgaaccagcccatctggcaccaacaatcatccatgtgattacctaatcagccaatcgtgtggcagcagtgcagtgcataaaatcatgcagatatgggtcaggagcttcagttaatgttcacatcaaccatcagaatgggggaaaaaattgatgtcagtgatttggagcatggcatgattgttggtgccagatgggctggttcgagtatttctgtaactgttgatctcctgggattttcacacacaacagtctctagaatgtcctccgaatagtgccaaaaacaaaaaaacatccagtgagtggcagttctgtggacagaaatgccttgttgatgagagaggtcaacagagaatggccagactggtttgaactgacaaagtctatggtaactcagataaccgctctgtacaattgtggtgagaagaatggcgctgttttggcggcacaagggggacctacacaatattaggcaggtggttttaatgttgtggctgatcggtgtgtgtgtgtgtgcgcgtgtgtgtgtgtgtgtgtgtgtatatatatatatatatatatatatcattaatatCAATGCTTGGGTGTGTGAAGTTTAATAAGAATCCACGTCTGTACCAGTACTGCAAGAAAAACATGTCATAACATGTTATGAATAGTTTATTAGTGTAAATGTTATTATCATGACATTAAAACTGGGTTAGGCATGATAGAGCGAAAATAATGTCGAGATCAACCGCGGGTATGCCAGTACTTAAGACTCGACCAGCAACCCAGAGGGGAACAAAAAAAACAGAGCTCTATAAAGAGCTCATGAACGCTCACATTGCGTCCCGAACGTCAGGCCATTTTTTCCCGTTCATCCTCCAATGAAATTAGGCCTGTGTAGCCCCCACCTCCTTTCTCAAGGGAGTGCGGACGTGCTtgcgtttttttgtttgtttgtttgtttgtttgtttgtttacgtCTGCCTTGTGGCGCTCACATCAAAGGGAATTCAAATTTGAAAGAAAAATTCGACAGCGCCTCGATAAAACACTCATTGTATCCATAAAATACGTATGAAAACGATTTCCTCCTTCATACACAGTATATGCGCTTCCATTTTTATTATCGCAGCACATTCGTCATACCTGTGTTTTTACATTCACATGCTTCTTTTTGACACATTTCATGCCCGTGATTTTGAATAGCCATTTGATAATGATTTCATTTTAGGTGAAAGTGGAATTTGAAGCATAGGGCTTGACAATTATCCCTAATTTAGGATCTGTCTGCCTATTAATAATATGCACAACTCAGatacactgtagtaatattttGTATTGAGTACTTGAAGTTttaggtttaaaaaaaacacatgctgtaaaattgaaatttgaatttatacaatgttattattttaaattcagtGAATCGGGTTGTGTGGGAAAATACATGCATGAAAGCCCACGTTAGCTCTTGTTGTCTATACAAACATTACAGCAACATACCCTGAATGTTTTCTTCGGGTACACTTTGTGTCTCGCTCGACATTTCACGTGCCGTTCATAGACTCATCAAACCGCAGAAGATGATTCACTTCCGTATAAATCCTTTAAATGGATTCgatattatataaaaatgctcGACACAGCCAAACCTTTCCAGAGGCATAAGTTGTTTCACGTCCGAAATGAAGTTTCGTGGTTTCGAAAGAGAACTGCTCGTCTATAAATTCTGGATGTCCCCCAGCCTGTGGATGCATGTGACAGAATTGGATCGGGATCTTACTTCCACGAATTCACACAGCAGCTGGTGACGCAACATGCCCAAGTCCTATAGATGTAAATATAGGGCAGACAGAAGAATGACAACAAAACTGCACACTGGCACACGGATGCCAGATTGTGCAAACGCTCCCCTATGTTGTTGCCAGATTGCTGTCAAAAACTCCTCCAGGTTTTTCCACCCCATCTTTGAATGTGTGCCAGTCAAGGGGTTAGTTTTAGGGTGTGTTcccacttgtagttcggttctcttggtccggaccaaaaaagaaaatgatacatttagtcctggttcgcctAGCGTtcccactggcatttttaacaccgaacctaaagatacaaaacaaaaggcatcaggaaaaattcacaacctgattggacagcttttatgatgtatatatTTTGTGACGgcacttgccgaacatccaaaacaattatggctgctgggcgaaatgcactcgttagatttatatatgtatatatggtggtatttttaccagctgagaacaaacgaagagctaataaaatgtgtaaaggagtcaaaacagcactaggaattcctccgttgcacacacaaacgaagatatgctgcaaggacagctgacggcggttctgacacctgtaccgaactgtaatgggcaacatagctcctttGATGAGAAGAACctggtatgcttgaggtcagtattaggcaaattacttcctgtttttggtctgtttagacgtctttggtccatgttgcattcatatattaatcaaaccgcaccagagttcgctTGGAAGcggatggcgccgtggatggccgcctcggtgtggagcgctcctattgttttgttgtttttgtttgtttgtcctgtgtttagtaatctttttccagtcagttttaccagagacgaactgctgaacattcgacagcttataccagacagtcttttcctggtttttgaatattcagacattttgcttgacattttagttggaggtgtggctttgttgttcaggagacgcaggcgaggaagacgagctggtgcgctggtcaaactctgtcggcggggctttcgaacaacacaGCCGAGCATTCCTCTTGCAAATCTCTGCTcttttcctaacaaaatggacaaactacatctcctcacctgcacaaacaaggacttttcaacctctgctgccttgtgctttacagaaacctggctgagtgaagccattctggacagcacgttaacggggaaaacgagaggcggtggaacatgcttttacataaatgaaagttggtgtacagatgtaacaacgttaaagaggatgtgctgtcctaatttggaagcgctctttattaactgtaagcctttgtactcgccgcgggagtgtgtatatcgcgccaaacgcgtgtttgaatgcggcactgcaacagctggctgatcaaatcacagacactgaacaacaatacccagactcagtttttattattctttgggattttaacaaagcaaatctcacacatgaactgcccaaatacaaacagcacattacatgccccaccagagacaggaacatactggatcattgctacacaacaataaaggatgcatatcgctctgtccctagagcagctttgggactctctgatcactgtctggttcatcttcttccaacctacaggcagaaattaaaatcaaccaagccattagtaaggactataaagagatggaccaatgaagcagagcgggaactacaagcctgcttcgattgcacggattggagtgtttttgaggctgcagccacagacctggacgagttcacagatactgttacatcatatatcagcttctgtgaggatatgtgcattcctactaggacttatttaaagttcaacagcgacaaaccgtggtttacagcagaactcaggcagcttcgtcaggccaaagaggatgcttacaggggtggggataaagtcttgtacaatcaggccaggaacacactgaacaaggaaatcagagtggctaaaagaagatactctgagaagctgaaaaacaagttttcagctaacgaccctgcatcagtgtggagtgacatgaaacaactcacaaattacaggactcctatccccaaccctgtggtggaccaacaactggctgacgacctgaatgtgttctactgcagatttgaaaggcccaatgtcacacccccacacccactctgaccttcacacaaacaccaacacctcttgcaacccccctcctcccccttcttgctactcaacctgcacttaagatctgtgaagatggtgtgagccgcatctttcagaaacaaaagacgaggaaatcttcacgcccagatggcgtctcaccagcgtgtcttcgatcctgtgctaaccagctggcccccatcttctcacagaccttcaatagatcactggagcagtgtgaagtcccatgttgcttcaaacgctcaatcattattcctgtcccaaagaaagcaaaaatcacaggacttaatgactacagacctgtcgccctgacgtctgtggtcatgaaatcatttgagagactggtgttggcccacctgaagaacatcactggaccctttctagatccccttcaatttgcttatcgagcaaacaggtctgtggatgatgcagtcaacataggattgcatcatatcctgcaacatctggacagaccagggacatatgcaaggatcctttttgtggacttcagttcggctttcaacaccatcatcccagctatactccagaataaattacaccaactctctgttcccatgtctatctgtcagtggattaccagctttctgacggacaggcagaaTCTTGTGTGAcatgggaaactcacttccagctcCTGtataatcagcactggtgccccccagggatgtgtgctctccccactactcttctccctctacaccaatgactgcatcgccaaggacctccctgtcaagctcctgaagtttgcagacgacaccactgtcattggcctcatccgagatgacaatgagtctgcatacaaaagggaggttgaacagctgtctttctggtgcagtcaaaactaccttgagctgaacatgctcaaaacagtggaggtgattgtggactttaggaggaacaccccaacactgacccccctcaccattctaaacagcactgtggcagcagtggagtcattcaggttcctgggcactaccatctcacaggacctgaagtgggagacccacattgaatccattgtgaaaaaggcccagcagaggttgtactgcCTTCGCcaactgaggaagttcaacctgccacaggcgctgctgatacagttctactcagcgatcattgagtctgtcctctgcacttcagtaactgtctggtttggttcagctacgaaatcagacatcagaagactacaaaggtcaATTCGgacagctgagaggattattggttgccccctgcccccccttcaagaactatacacttccagagtgaggaaaaaggctggaaaaatcactctggaccccactcaccctgcccactacctttttgaactgttgccttctggctgacgcttcagagctctgagcaccagaaccgtcaggcacaggaacagttttttccctaaggctatccatctcatgaacagttaaattgccccattgagcaattgaacaactatgtgcaatacacagtttagtctttttttatatttatccaacacatccaacctcttctgccatttcattcctctgaaaacaaaaaacaaaaacaaaaaacatttgcactgtacataacagataacatatttgtattagattgcactacgtatgtgtgtgtgtatatacgtatgtgcataactatttttttattttgtattattatctatgtcttgctgatgtttttgtattgtttttgtattgttgtacactggaagcttctgtcactaagacaaattccttgtatgtgtaagcatacttggcaataaagctgattctgattcacacttgttcaaatgaaccgcactaacagagcaatcgcaccagagttcgttttaatcaaaccaaacaCACCCTTAGCCTCAGTTCATGCACTAACTATCTGGTGCATATTTtgcacacaaaattggaaaacACCTTCTCAAGTTAGTAAGTGTTaatttgattggctggtttgatggtTTATTATCAGTCCGCCTGGAAACAGTCGCTTCACAAGGTTCCTTGTTGATACAACGAGTGCTTTTGAGGATGAATTATCaatggatttgccaaagtttgccaggttatatacataaaatgttttaaagataTTCTTATTTTCGTTCAGAcctggttccagatcaaaatcacttaGGGTGCTCCTGAAAGCACTCCTGTAGGACCTAGACTAAgatgaccagatttctgaaatgaaaaatggggacatttcaagttcagtggtcaataggtcattgaaatttcatgttacttactaaaaaaggggacaaataggattttatgtattttgaccatggtgaatgtggtgatgtgctgaactatgcactgtaagaaattatttggtttaacttaaaaaaaGTAAGTAACATGGTTGCTGTTAAATTTTAtttgatcgctcggattactactacactacaccTGTGAAAAGCTTTAGCATTAAggtttatcacagctgagagacacattCAGCTGAGTAATCACACATACTCAGGGCGCTTACCTGATACTGGAGGTTCTGCATTGTGAGGAGATGTAATCAACATGGCTGAGGAGAGGAAGGTTTCTATATTGAATGACTGTTGCGCAACAGCTACCATGAAATCTTAGGGGCGGATgatctgcaatgttttattttttattttttttatttttcccctttttcacctaatttggaatgcccaattccatatgcgctttttaagtcctcatggttgcgtagtgattcgcctcagtccgggtggcagaggacgaatcccagctgcctccgcgtctgagatcgccAACCTgctcattttatcacgtggcttgttgagcgcgttgccacggagacatagcacgtgtggaggctgcatgccatccaccgtggcatccacgcccaactcaccacgcgccccaccgagaacgaac includes the following:
- the LOC127427330 gene encoding BCL2/adenovirus E1B 19 kDa protein-interacting protein 3-like → MSSETQSVPEENIQGSWVELHFNNGGSNTPKGAAEEQSGSTAPGGDLEKMLLDAQHESGRSSSRGSLPCDSPPRSQTPLHLRRGSEIHSSGEKNSSQSEEDYLERRKEVEILMKKNADWIWDWSSRPENLPPKEFLLRHPKRSSTLSIRNTSMMKKGGIFSAEFLKVFLPSLVLSHILAVGLGVYIGRRLTTSGTF